A window of the Tiliqua scincoides isolate rTilSci1 chromosome 5, rTilSci1.hap2, whole genome shotgun sequence genome harbors these coding sequences:
- the LOC136652169 gene encoding olfactory receptor 10A4-like: MTWPNQTLSNEFILSGFSSLGQLQILLFVVFLVAYLFALTGNLLIILLTSIDPALHSPMYFFLQNLSFAEVGFISTIVPKMLVNLLSEEKTISFLGCRAQIYFVFFFGAMECYILIVMAYDRVVAICNPLRYAVVMNRKLCVLLVTAGWGTAIPTGTIQSTWLLSFPFCGSKIISHFFCDVPPILYLACADTFSFEIAFRIATFTYLLSPFLLILVSYVRIVGTILRMPSVEGRWKAFSTCSSHIIAVTLFYGSASLTHFQLKSSSSPENRYLLTLSYVFFTPVLNPIIYSLRNKEVKGALSRLIRKKLC, encoded by the coding sequence ATGACCTGGCCTAATCAGACTTTGTCCAATGAGTTCATACTTTCAGGGTTTTCCAGTCTAGGACAGTTGCAAATTCTCCTTTTCGTTGTCTTTCTGGTGGCTTATTTGTTTGCTTTGACGGGAAACCTTCTCATTATCTTGCTGACAAGCATTGACCCAGCCTTGCACTcccccatgtactttttcctccAAAATCTATCATTTGCAGAAGTTGGCTTCATCTCCACGATTGTCCCTAAGATGCTTGTGAACCTTCTTTCAGAGGAAAAGACCATTTCCTTTTTAGGGTGCAGGGCACAGATTTACTTTGTCTTCTTCTTTGGGGCCATGGAGTGCTACATATTAATAGTCATGGCATATGACCGCGTTGTAGCCATATGCAACCCTCTAAGATATGCAGTGGTAATGAACAGAAAGTTATGTGTGCTACTGGTCACAGCAGGATGGGGCACAGCAATCCCAACAGGGACTATTCAGAGTACGTGGTTGCTCAGTTTTCCATTCTGTGGGTCCAAAATCATTTCCCATTTCTTCTGCGATGTTCCACCAATTTTATACTTAGCCTGTGCAGATACATTCAGTTTTGAAATAGCTTTCCGCATTGCTACTTTCACGTATTTGCTCAGCCCCTTCCTCCTGATTCTTGTCTCTTATGTCCGTATTGTTGGCACGATCTTGAGAATGCCTTCGGTGGAAGGAAGATGGAAAGCTTTCTCTACCTGTTCCTCGCATATCATCGCAGTGACTCTGTTCTATGGCTCAGCCAGTCTGACTCACtttcaactcaagtcaagctctTCCCCAGAAAACAGATATTTACTAACCCTCTCTTACGTTTTCTTCACCCCTGTGTTAAACCCCATCATCTACAGCCTGCGAAACAAGGAGGTGAAGGGTGCCCTAAGCAGGCTGATTAGGAAGAAACTGTGTTGA
- the LOC136652591 gene encoding olfactory receptor 2D2-like, which translates to MWGQNGTSVNEFILVGFTSHPTQQRLLLVLCLAISLATMLGNSLIIILIWVDSHLHTGMYFFIGNLSVLDMLFTIITVPQMLVHLASGVNAISFNRCMAQLDLSLSCGMTECFILAFMAYDHYVAICHPLRYPTIMRKQVYVKMAAACWVAAFFNSAALTAITVSFPFCGPNRINHFYCELPAMLQLACMDTYRAEVLIFALSVIVLMLPFTFIVISYIHIARVVLSMRSAKGRQRAFSTCATHLTVVTLFYSTIGFTYLQPRSKRAANQEKRAAVFYALVSPMLNPIIYSLRNKEVKGAFAKVMRKAT; encoded by the coding sequence ATGTGGGGTCAGAATGGGACCTCAGTGAATGAGTTCATTCTTGTTGGCTTCACCAGTCACCCCACGCAGCAGCGCCTCCTCTTGGTGCTCTGCCTGGCCATATCCCTGGCCACCATGCTTGGAAACAGCCTCATCATCATCTTGATCTGGGTCGACTCTCATCTGCACACCGGCATGTACTTTTTCATTGGCAACCTATCGGTGTTGGACATGCTCTTCACAATCATCACTGTCCCTCAGATGCTTGTCCACTTGGCCTCCGGGGTGAATGCCATCTCTTTCAACAGGTGCATGGCCCAACTGGACCTGAGCCTCTCCTGCGGGATGACGGAGTGCTTCATCCTGGCTTTCATGGCGTACGACCATTACGTGGCCATATGCCATCCCTTGCGGTACCCCACCATTATGAGAAAGCAGGTGTATGTGAAGATGGCGGCAGCCTGCTGGGTCGCTGCCTTCTTCAACTCTGCGGCACTGACAGCCATCACCGTGAGCTTCCCTTTCTGTGGGCCCAACCGGATCAACCATTTCTATTGCGAGTTGCCAGCCATGCTGCAGCTGGCCTGCATGGACACCTACAGGGCAGAGGTCCTGATCTTTGCCCTGAGTGTGATTGTCCTCATGCTGCCTTTCACCTTCATCGTGATCTCCTACATCCACATTGCCAGGGTGGTGCTCAGCATGCGCTCGGCCAAGGGACGGCAGCGAGCTTTCTCCACCTGCGCCACCCACCTCACTGTCGTCACATTGTTCTACAGCACCATCGGCTTTACTTATTTGCAGCCCCGATCCAAGCGTGCTGCAAACCAGGAGAAGAGAGCTGCTGTCTTCTACGCTTTGGTCTCCCCCATGCTGAACCCCATCATCTACAGCCTAAGGAACAAGGAAGTTAAGGGGGCCTTTGCCAAAGTGATGAGAAAAGCCACCTGA